TACTTTCTTATACGCATTTTTATGCATAAATAATTCTCATCTAAAAAAAATTAATTGTAGCTATTATATAAAATTGCACTGAAATATTAAAGCTATTTTTTCAGAAATTCAAAATTATTTTTTTTAGTTACCTATTTTGATCATTTTCGTTTGAAATCGTTATTTTTTTATCAATTTTCCCATCTTCTACATTGCTCAACGGCTCGGTTTGTGACTGCTCACAATTTTTTAAGGTCCCTTCCATAGCAATTTCTTTAACGACTTTCGTTTTTTTCTTTTTTACTTTTTGCTCATCTCGATTTTTTAATTCTGATCCTTTTTTTTCTTCTGCTGCCGCCTTTTTCTGTAATTCTTTTTCTAATCGCCCGAAACCATAACGTCTTTCTGTTTCGTCTTCTAATTTTTTATTATCCACATACATCGTTTTTGACAATCGATTTACTATAAAATAGCCCGGAATAACAATCACCGCAACAATGATCAACATGCCCATATCCATGCTTAATTGCCTCTCTCATCACTTTCTTTACTAAGTATCCAGTCCTTTTGATATGCTTTACTGACAAGCAGAATTTCTTGCAGAAATTGCTCATACGCTTTTGCGTATTCACTTGCTTCCAGCTTTGACAAATTCTTTTTTAACATTTTTTCCTCGCGATTTTGATCGAATATATCTCCATGATTGTTGAATTTATATTCAGCAACCGCTTTAACGCAAGCCATTCTCTGTTCGAAAAGGATACGCATCTGATCATCGATCTGATCAATCTCATCTCTTATTTCATCTAAAGACTTCAATTACAACCTCCATTAAAGTAAAAAGTCTTAGCTAATTGCGAAAATGCCGTGAGCTTTAGTCCCCGTTTCTCACGAAACAATTTCTACACGATGCAGCGGACAGTTCGATGAACTGTTCGCCGACACGTTACAAAATTGTTTGTGGAAACTACACCCAAAGCAACCGTTGTTCGCTGTTTTTTAATTTCGCAATTACCTAAGTAAAAAGTCTGCCATACAAATAGCGGTAACCGCTTCAACTACCGGAAAAGCTCTCACCACAATACAAGGATCATGACGACCTTCTATTTTTAACGTCGCATCTTTCAAGGCTGCGATATTAATGGTTTGTTGCTCTTTGCCAATTGATGGTGTCGGTTTAAAGGCAACTTGAAATACAATCGGCATACCATTAGAAATCCCACCATTAATACCACCATTGTTATTTGTCACTGTTTCAATTTTACCATCCCGCATTCTTAAGGCATCGTTGACCTCCGAACCGCGTTTGCTGGCCGTTTCAAACCCTGCTCCAAAAGTAACGCCTTTAACTGCCGGGATCGAAAACAATAATGCAGCTAAGCGGCTTTCAATGGACTCAAAAAAAGGATTTCCAATTCCCGGTAAGCTGCCCGTGATAAACCCTTCGACGATCCCTCCGACCGAATCCTCATCTTCCATGGCCGAGATAATTGCCGCTTTCATCGCTACTTCAAGCTTAGCGTCATAAAGCGGAAAAGCCGGATTAATAAAATCATTTTTTAAATGACAGTAAACGCGCCAATCATTAATGGCTTTATCTTTGACATCAGCAATCGCGACAATCCGACTGCCGATTTCCATTTGTGGGCTGATCGCCCTTAAAATTTCTTTGGCAATCGCTCCGGCAAAAACCAGCGGAGCGGTAAGCCGACCGGAAAAATGTCCGCCCCCGCGATAATCCTGAAAACCGCCATATCGAATATTACTGGTATAATCGGCATGACCCGGGCGCATCAGATCTTTGGTTTTAGCATAATCCCCGGAGCGGGTGTTTTCATTACGAATCAATCCGGCTAATGGTGCTCCGGTCGTTTTGCCATTAAAAACACCGCTGAGAATTTCAATCTGATCCCCTTCTTTTCGTGGCGTAGCCAATGGATTGCCGCGAGCTGCGCGTCTGTTCAGTTCATGCTGAATATGTTCAGGATTTATTGCGATCCCAGCCGGCAGACCATCAATAACCGCGCCAATCCCATTACCATGAGATTCACCAAAAATCGAAATCTTAAATTTATTTCCCCACGTTGAGCCCAATCCACTCACCTCCACTTTTTTTGAAGTCATCCCAAAAATGAGGATAGGATTTGTTTACAGCATCGGCTCCATCTAAAATAATTTTTCCATTAGCGCAAATCGAAGCAATCCCCACGGCCATCGCGATGCGGTGATCATTATAACTTTGCACGTGCCCCCCGGTGAAACCTTGAACCCCATGAATCACCAATCCGTCGGTCGTTTCTTCAATATTACCGCCAAGTTTATTGAGTACATCGGCCGTGGACATCAATCGATCCGATTCTTTTAAGCGTAACCGCTCCCCGTTAACAATCGTTGTTGTGCCGCTGCTCATACTGCCAAGAACAGCCAAAATCGGAGCCAAGTCCGGACATTGGGAAACATCAATTTCAATGCCATGGGTTTTTGCTTTGTTGACCACCAGCTTATCGGCCATAATTGCAATATCTCCGCCCATTTTTTTTAAAATATCAACAATCACCTTATCGCCTTGATGCGATGCCAGATTTAAATCATAACAGTTCATCGTTTCACCAATGGCACCGGCAACCAACCAAAAAGCGCCTTGCGAAAAATCACCTTCAACCCGATAATCGCAAGGGGTATATGTTTGATTCCCATTAATCAAAAAACGCTGTTCATCAACCTGATTGATCTCAATTCCAAAAGCTTTTAAGACATTTAACGTAATATCCAGATACGGTTTGGATTCCAATTTTGATGTCAATTCGATAACTGAATCGCCATCCAGAAGCGGCAGCATAAAAAGCAAGCCGGTAATGAATTGAGAACTTACTCCACCATCAATTTGATACGTTCCCGGCGTCAACGTTCCTTCCAACCGCAATGGTAATTCCTGATCTTTATTTAAATGTTCATACTGAATTCCTTTTTCGTCAAATATTTGATAATACGGTTTTAATGGGCGCGTGACCAAACGCCCTTTGCCGGTAATTATTACCGGTTTTGGCTGCAACAACAGGATCGGAATGATAAAACGAAGCGTCGATCCTGACTCATTACATTCAATGGTTTCACTTTTAAGCGCTAATGGATCGCAACCCTTAATCTTTAAAGTATAACGCTTATTTAATTCTTCGTGATATTCAATGCTCGCCCCTAAGGCTTTCATCGCATCACAGGTGGCAATCATATCAAGTGACATCAGGACATTTGATATAATACTTTCTCCTTTAGCTAACCCGGCCGCGATAATCGCCCGGTGGCTGACACTTTTTGACGGCGGTATCTCTAAACTGCCCGTTAATAATTGGGGGGTAATTTCGATTGTCTTCATTTTCTTCCTCATTTAATTTCTCTTAATTCGTGCATGAACCTTAAATAAACAGATAATTTCGTCCCGACAACTCAACAATTGCTCGGAATGGTATTTTTCTCGGTAATTAAACGCTCACCATGACTTATCTGAATAATTCGATCGCTTGTTGTTTCTGAATTTTGACAATCTGAGCTTTGCCTATTTTTTCCAGGGCACAGATATGAAGCTCATCATTTTCAAATTTTTTATCGGTAAATAAAATTTCCTGAACCTTTTCGAGTGGCATTGACGGCAATTCAGTTGGTAAGCCATAATTTTCCAATATTTCAATAATATTATGATAGGTATCTTTTTGAGTGATCCCTTCAGCAACTGTTTTTTTGGTAATTTGAGCCATGCCAATTGCCACTGCTTCGCCATGAGAATATTTTTTAAATTTATAAAAAGTTTCAACCACATGACCAACCGTATGTCCAAAATTTAAAATC
This is a stretch of genomic DNA from Acetobacterium woodii DSM 1030. It encodes these proteins:
- the aroA gene encoding 3-phosphoshikimate 1-carboxyvinyltransferase, producing the protein MKTIEITPQLLTGSLEIPPSKSVSHRAIIAAGLAKGESIISNVLMSLDMIATCDAMKALGASIEYHEELNKRYTLKIKGCDPLALKSETIECNESGSTLRFIIPILLLQPKPVIITGKGRLVTRPLKPYYQIFDEKGIQYEHLNKDQELPLRLEGTLTPGTYQIDGGVSSQFITGLLFMLPLLDGDSVIELTSKLESKPYLDITLNVLKAFGIEINQVDEQRFLINGNQTYTPCDYRVEGDFSQGAFWLVAGAIGETMNCYDLNLASHQGDKVIVDILKKMGGDIAIMADKLVVNKAKTHGIEIDVSQCPDLAPILAVLGSMSSGTTTIVNGERLRLKESDRLMSTADVLNKLGGNIEETTDGLVIHGVQGFTGGHVQSYNDHRIAMAVGIASICANGKIILDGADAVNKSYPHFWDDFKKSGGEWIGLNVGK
- a CDS encoding chorismate mutase, with the translated sequence MKSLDEIRDEIDQIDDQMRILFEQRMACVKAVAEYKFNNHGDIFDQNREEKMLKKNLSKLEASEYAKAYEQFLQEILLVSKAYQKDWILSKESDERGN
- the aroC gene encoding chorismate synthase, yielding MGSTWGNKFKISIFGESHGNGIGAVIDGLPAGIAINPEHIQHELNRRAARGNPLATPRKEGDQIEILSGVFNGKTTGAPLAGLIRNENTRSGDYAKTKDLMRPGHADYTSNIRYGGFQDYRGGGHFSGRLTAPLVFAGAIAKEILRAISPQMEIGSRIVAIADVKDKAINDWRVYCHLKNDFINPAFPLYDAKLEVAMKAAIISAMEDEDSVGGIVEGFITGSLPGIGNPFFESIESRLAALLFSIPAVKGVTFGAGFETASKRGSEVNDALRMRDGKIETVTNNNGGINGGISNGMPIVFQVAFKPTPSIGKEQQTINIAALKDATLKIEGRHDPCIVVRAFPVVEAVTAICMADFLLR